The following is a genomic window from Citrifermentans bemidjiense Bem.
TTGAAGCCGCTGTAAAGGGGGGGGCGGTCGCAATCGTTGCGGACCGCCCCTGCGCTTGTCCCGGGGTAACGGTGGTCGTGGTCCCGGACCCAAGGCTCGCCATGAGCCTCATGGCAGCGGCCTTCTACGGCACCCCGACCCGCGGCATCCCGGTGGTAGGGATCACCGGGACCAACGGCAAGACCACCACCACCTATCTCGTCGAGGGGATCATGGAGCAGGCGGGAGTGCCGGCAGCTGTCCTCGGCACCATCAGCTACCGCTTCGGAGAGACCAACATCCCCGCCCCCAACACCACCCCCGAATCGGTCGACCTGCAAGCCATCCTGAGGGAACTGGTGGACCACGGCGCGCGCGGCGCGGTGATGGAGGTATCCTCCCACGCCCTGGAACAGCACCGCGTCGACGGCTGCCTCTTCGACGTCGCCCTCTTCTCCAACCTGACCCGCGACCACCTCGATTACCACCTCGACATGGAGTCCTACTTCAAGAGCAAGCTGAGGCTCTTCACCGATCTTCTGGCGCCTACCGCGGAAAAGCCGCTCAGGCGCGCGGTGGTGAACCTGGACGACCCCTTCGGCCCTCGCATCGCGGAAAAGGCAGCCGCGCCGGTATTGACCTACTCCATGACCGGGAAGGCCGACATCAGCGTGGCCGAGGCCGAATTCTCGGTCGACGGCATCCGCTGCCGCCTCAACACCCCGGTAGGGGAGATCTCCCTTGCCTCAGAGCTTTTGGGGCGCTTCAACCTCTACAACATCCTCTCCGCGGTAGGGGCGGGTCTTGCCCTTGGCTACTCGAAGGAGGCGATCCGCGCCGGCATCGAGGGGCACAAGCGGGTTCCCGGCCGCCTGGAGCGGGTGGAAACGGAAGAAGGGATCACCGTCCTCGTCGACTACGCCCATACCGGGGACGCCCTGGAGAACGTCCTTTCCACCGTCTCCGAACTGAAGACGGACCGGATCATCACCATCTTCGGCTGCGGCGGCGATCGCGACAAAGGGAAACGCCCGGTGATGGGGGAGATAGCCGCCCGCTACAGCGACCTTGCCGTCATCACCTCGGACAACCCCCGCACCGAGGACCCGCAGGCGATCCTGGAGGATGTCCGCGCCGGGATCCTGC
Proteins encoded in this region:
- a CDS encoding UDP-N-acetylmuramoyl-L-alanyl-D-glutamate--2,6-diaminopimelate ligase; the encoded protein is MKLAQLLNCLASPELSGDAGIEIESLCYDSRKVAPGALFFALRGVKSDGTEFVEAAVKGGAVAIVADRPCACPGVTVVVVPDPRLAMSLMAAAFYGTPTRGIPVVGITGTNGKTTTTYLVEGIMEQAGVPAAVLGTISYRFGETNIPAPNTTPESVDLQAILRELVDHGARGAVMEVSSHALEQHRVDGCLFDVALFSNLTRDHLDYHLDMESYFKSKLRLFTDLLAPTAEKPLRRAVVNLDDPFGPRIAEKAAAPVLTYSMTGKADISVAEAEFSVDGIRCRLNTPVGEISLASELLGRFNLYNILSAVGAGLALGYSKEAIRAGIEGHKRVPGRLERVETEEGITVLVDYAHTGDALENVLSTVSELKTDRIITIFGCGGDRDKGKRPVMGEIAARYSDLAVITSDNPRTEDPQAILEDVRAGILPLGLREYGLEELAAGFHEKGFATIESRRAAIRAALLAAHPGDIVLLAGKGHEDYQIVGTEKFHFDDREEAAAALKLRG